One Streptomyces mobaraensis NBRC 13819 = DSM 40847 DNA segment encodes these proteins:
- a CDS encoding NADP-dependent oxidoreductase yields MRALTFAEYGPASVLRVADVPEPHAGRDRIRVRVRASGLTPADCRLRAGRFRDVAPLRLPHVLGMDAAGVVDEVGPGVTGIRPGDEVFGLVDVAELGGANAEYAVLAAWARKPDALSWEQAGGAAGNVETATRALDRLRVGAGTTLLIEGAAGGVGTVAVQLAAARGATVIGTAGVRNHTFVAGLGATPTTYGPGLEERVATLAPDGVDAALDCAGSGSLPALVDLAGSPDRVVTIADTNAAEHGVHHTRSAGPGADPQALEGLAVAAALAGQGRFTVPVAAVFPLDDAAAAHRLSETGHARGKIVLTP; encoded by the coding sequence ATGAGAGCACTGACCTTCGCCGAGTACGGCCCCGCGAGCGTCCTGCGGGTCGCCGACGTACCGGAACCGCACGCGGGCCGGGACCGCATCCGGGTGCGCGTGCGGGCATCGGGCCTCACTCCCGCCGACTGCCGCTTGCGTGCGGGCCGGTTCCGCGACGTGGCGCCGCTGCGCCTGCCCCACGTGCTCGGCATGGACGCCGCGGGCGTCGTCGACGAGGTCGGCCCAGGGGTGACCGGCATCCGGCCGGGCGACGAGGTCTTCGGCCTCGTCGACGTGGCGGAACTCGGCGGCGCGAACGCCGAGTACGCGGTCCTGGCCGCCTGGGCGCGGAAGCCGGACGCGCTGAGCTGGGAGCAGGCCGGCGGCGCGGCCGGGAACGTCGAGACCGCCACGCGGGCCCTCGACCGGCTGAGGGTCGGCGCCGGCACGACTTTGCTGATCGAGGGCGCGGCCGGCGGGGTCGGCACGGTCGCCGTCCAACTCGCGGCGGCCCGCGGCGCGACCGTCATCGGTACGGCCGGGGTGCGCAACCACACGTTCGTCGCGGGGTTGGGGGCGACGCCGACCACCTACGGCCCCGGGCTGGAGGAGCGGGTCGCCACCCTGGCACCGGACGGAGTCGACGCCGCCCTGGACTGCGCGGGCTCCGGCTCGCTGCCCGCTCTGGTGGACCTCGCAGGAAGCCCGGACCGGGTGGTGACCATCGCCGACACGAACGCCGCGGAGCACGGGGTCCACCACACACGCTCGGCGGGCCCGGGAGCGGACCCGCAGGCGCTCGAAGGACTGGCCGTGGCCGCCGCTCTCGCCGGTCAGGGCCGCTTCACCGTGCCGGTCGCGGCCGTCTTCCCCCTCGACGACGCGGCCGCGGCCCACCGGCTGAGCGAGACCGGCCACGCCCGGGGAAAGATCGTGCTCACCCCCTAG
- a CDS encoding glutathione peroxidase has protein sequence MSAPSTPAFHDVRIDALTGGPADLARYRGKAVLVVNVASRCGLTPQYAALEKLQQRYADRGFTVLGVPCNQFMGQEPGSADEIATFCSATYGVTFPLTEKIDVNGEQRHPLYAGLVDTPDAEGHTGDIRWNFEKFVIAPDGTVAARFGPRTEPDAPEVTAAIEAVLPA, from the coding sequence ATGTCCGCCCCCTCCACCCCCGCCTTCCACGACGTGCGGATCGACGCCCTCACCGGCGGCCCCGCCGACCTCGCCCGGTACCGGGGCAAGGCCGTCCTCGTCGTCAACGTCGCCTCCCGGTGCGGCCTGACCCCGCAGTACGCCGCCCTGGAGAAGCTCCAGCAGCGGTACGCCGACCGCGGTTTCACCGTGCTGGGCGTTCCCTGCAACCAGTTCATGGGCCAGGAGCCCGGCAGCGCGGACGAGATCGCCACCTTCTGCTCGGCCACCTACGGTGTGACGTTCCCGCTGACGGAGAAGATCGACGTCAACGGCGAGCAGCGGCACCCGCTGTACGCCGGGCTCGTGGACACTCCCGACGCCGAGGGGCACACCGGGGACATCCGCTGGAACTTCGAGAAGTTCGTCATCGCCCCCGACGGTACGGTGGCGGCCCGGTTCGGCCCGCGGACCGAGCCCGACGCCCCCGAGGTGACGGCCGCCATCGAGGCGGTGCTGCCCGCCTGA
- a CDS encoding recombinase family protein, whose translation MPSDGRPDGQGRRDGERDPAAPAPPELKACHAFLDAGDTLVFPALDRYGRSLQDLINRVAELRRRESSRRFHRSAS comes from the coding sequence TTGCCCTCAGACGGCCGGCCGGATGGCCAGGGCCGCCGCGACGGTGAGCGCGATCCGGCGGCCCCCGCCCCCCCGGAGCTCAAGGCATGCCACGCCTTCCTCGACGCCGGGGACACCCTGGTGTTCCCCGCCCTCGACCGCTACGGCCGGTCCCTCCAGGACCTGATCAACAGGGTGGCCGAGCTCCGCCGCCGCGAGTCGTCGCGCCGTTTCCACAGGTCGGCTTCTTGA
- a CDS encoding toxin-antitoxin system YwqK family antitoxin, whose amino-acid sequence MTPVTEQAMRIGADQVQLDEYGRTCYQDALFTGEVEGHADSGQLVTLFSYADGVEHGPQQAWWPDGTKRTEGVTRMGAAVGEWRHWHSNGRLSELVVLDEHGRLMRRQRWNAAGELTMDKAVRRPG is encoded by the coding sequence ATGACCCCCGTGACGGAGCAGGCGATGCGAATCGGCGCCGATCAGGTGCAGCTGGACGAGTACGGGCGCACCTGTTACCAGGACGCACTCTTCACCGGCGAGGTCGAGGGGCACGCGGACAGCGGGCAGCTGGTGACGCTCTTCAGCTACGCCGACGGCGTCGAACACGGGCCGCAGCAGGCGTGGTGGCCGGACGGGACCAAGCGGACCGAGGGCGTTACCCGGATGGGCGCCGCCGTGGGTGAGTGGCGGCACTGGCACTCCAACGGCCGGCTGTCGGAGCTGGTCGTCCTGGACGAGCACGGCCGGTTGATGAGGAGGCAGCGCTGGAACGCCGCCGGTGAGCTCACCATGGACAAAGCGGTCCGCCGACCCGGCTGA
- a CDS encoding glyceraldehyde-3-phosphate dehydrogenase: MTVNDDTFANWKYREEIAESMIPIIGKLHRERDVTVLVHSRSLVNKSVVSILKTHRFARQIAGEELAVTETMPFLRALTTLDLGPSQIDIGMLAATYQADDRGLSVEEFTAEAVAGALGENKIERREPRDVVLYGFGRIGRLLARLLIEKAGSGNGLRLRAIVVRKGAGQDIVKRASLLRRDSIHGQFQGTITVDEANSRIIANGTEIQVIYSDDPTTVDYTAYGIKDAILIDNTGKWRDREGLSKHLQPGIAKVVLTAPGKGDVPNVVHGVNHDMIKPDEQIISCASCTTNAIVPPLKAMADEYGVLNGHVETVHSFTNDQNLLDNYHNSDRRGRSAPLNMVITETGAASAVAKALPDLKARITGSSIRVPVPDVSIAILNLRLARETTREDVLDYLRNVSLTSPLKRQIDFISAPDAVSSDFIGSRHASIVDAGATKVEGDNAILYLWYDNEFGYSCQVVRVVQYVSGVEYPTYPAPLA; encoded by the coding sequence GTGACTGTCAATGACGACACGTTCGCCAACTGGAAGTACCGCGAGGAGATCGCGGAATCGATGATCCCGATCATCGGGAAGCTGCACCGGGAGCGGGACGTCACCGTCCTGGTCCACAGCCGCTCCCTGGTGAACAAGTCGGTGGTCAGCATCCTCAAGACCCACCGGTTCGCCCGGCAGATCGCGGGGGAGGAGCTCGCGGTCACCGAGACGATGCCGTTCCTGCGGGCGCTCACCACGCTCGACCTCGGGCCGTCGCAGATCGACATCGGCATGCTCGCCGCGACCTACCAGGCCGACGACCGCGGGCTGTCCGTGGAGGAGTTCACCGCCGAGGCCGTCGCCGGGGCGCTGGGCGAGAACAAGATCGAGCGCCGTGAGCCGCGCGACGTCGTGCTGTACGGCTTCGGCCGCATCGGCCGCCTCCTCGCCCGGCTGCTGATCGAGAAGGCCGGCTCGGGCAACGGCCTGCGGCTGCGCGCCATCGTGGTCCGCAAGGGCGCGGGCCAGGACATCGTGAAGCGCGCCTCGCTGCTGCGGCGCGACTCCATCCACGGCCAGTTCCAGGGCACGATCACCGTCGACGAGGCGAACAGCCGGATCATCGCCAACGGCACCGAGATCCAGGTGATCTACTCCGACGACCCGACGACCGTGGACTACACGGCGTACGGGATCAAGGACGCCATCCTCATCGACAACACCGGCAAGTGGCGCGACCGCGAGGGCCTCTCCAAGCACCTTCAGCCGGGCATCGCCAAGGTCGTGCTGACGGCCCCGGGCAAGGGCGACGTCCCCAACGTCGTCCACGGCGTCAACCACGACATGATCAAGCCGGACGAGCAGATCATCTCCTGCGCGTCCTGCACCACCAACGCGATCGTCCCGCCGCTGAAGGCGATGGCCGACGAGTACGGCGTCCTGAACGGTCACGTGGAGACCGTCCACTCGTTCACCAACGACCAGAACCTGCTGGACAATTACCACAACTCCGACCGCCGTGGCCGCTCCGCGCCGCTGAACATGGTCATCACCGAGACCGGCGCCGCCTCCGCCGTCGCCAAGGCGCTGCCCGACCTCAAGGCGCGTATCACCGGCAGCTCCATCCGGGTCCCGGTGCCGGACGTCTCGATCGCCATCCTCAACCTGCGGCTGGCCCGCGAGACCACGCGCGAGGACGTCCTCGACTACCTCCGCAACGTGTCGCTGACCTCGCCGCTGAAGCGCCAGATCGACTTCATCAGCGCGCCCGACGCCGTGTCCAGCGACTTCATCGGCTCGCGCCACGCGTCGATCGTCGACGCCGGCGCCACCAAGGTCGAGGGCGACAACGCGATCCTCTACCTCTGGTACGACAACGAGTTCGGCTACTCCTGCCAGGTCGTCCGCGTCGTCCAGTACGTCTCCGGGGTGGAGTACCCGACGTACCCGGCGCCGCTGGCCTGA
- a CDS encoding aminopeptidase P family protein — protein sequence MSHDLPVSDELAAFMGAGWAPVPPPSGSTRSPLADATAARRTRLSARFPGERLIVPAGTAKVRSNDCDFRFRPHSAYAWLTGLTGEDQAGHVLVLEPDGPHGHQAVLYVRPRPPRSAGSSAFYRDRRHGEFWVGRSPDPAETERATGIHCAPLEADAALPPGRDATGDGELAAVLSELRLVKDAWEVGQLQQAVDHTAAGFEDVVRALPRALAHPRGERWIEGVFGLRARAEGNGTGYETIAASGAHACVLHWTRNDGRLNPRDLLLLDAGVETDTLYTADVTRTLPLSGRFSPVQRQVYELVLAAQDAGIAALKPGASFRDFHRAGMRVIAEGLTDWGVLRTPDGDLHRRYTLCSSGHMLGLDVHDCAQARADAYLDGVLEEGQVLTVEPGLYLQPDDETLPPALRGIGVRIEDDLVITANGARLMSGALPRTPDAIEAWMDELGAAAG from the coding sequence ATGAGCCACGACCTGCCGGTGTCCGACGAACTGGCGGCCTTCATGGGAGCGGGCTGGGCGCCCGTACCGCCGCCGTCCGGGAGCACCCGGTCGCCCCTCGCGGACGCCACCGCCGCCCGCCGGACCCGCCTCTCCGCGCGCTTCCCGGGCGAGCGGCTGATCGTGCCCGCCGGTACGGCGAAGGTCCGCTCCAACGACTGCGACTTCCGCTTCCGCCCGCACAGCGCCTACGCCTGGCTGACCGGCCTGACGGGCGAGGACCAGGCCGGCCACGTCCTCGTCCTGGAGCCCGACGGCCCGCACGGCCATCAGGCGGTGCTGTACGTCCGGCCGCGCCCGCCCCGCTCCGCCGGCTCCTCGGCGTTCTACCGCGACCGCCGGCACGGCGAGTTCTGGGTCGGCCGCTCGCCGGACCCCGCCGAGACCGAACGCGCGACGGGCATCCACTGCGCGCCCCTGGAGGCCGACGCCGCCCTCCCGCCCGGCCGCGACGCCACCGGCGACGGCGAACTCGCCGCCGTGCTCAGCGAGTTGCGGCTCGTCAAGGACGCCTGGGAGGTCGGCCAGCTGCAACAGGCCGTGGACCACACCGCCGCCGGCTTCGAGGACGTCGTCCGCGCCCTTCCGCGCGCCCTGGCGCACCCGCGCGGCGAGCGCTGGATCGAAGGCGTCTTCGGGCTGCGCGCCCGCGCCGAGGGCAACGGCACCGGCTACGAGACCATCGCCGCGTCCGGCGCGCACGCCTGCGTCCTGCACTGGACCCGCAACGACGGCCGGCTGAACCCGCGCGACCTGCTCCTCCTCGACGCCGGCGTGGAGACGGACACCCTCTACACCGCCGACGTCACCCGCACCCTCCCCCTCTCCGGCCGCTTCTCGCCCGTCCAGCGGCAGGTCTACGAACTCGTCCTCGCCGCCCAGGACGCGGGCATCGCCGCCCTCAAACCGGGCGCGAGCTTCCGCGACTTCCACCGGGCCGGCATGCGCGTCATCGCCGAGGGCCTCACCGACTGGGGCGTCCTCCGCACCCCCGACGGCGACCTCCACCGCCGCTACACCCTCTGCAGCAGCGGCCACATGCTCGGCCTGGACGTCCACGACTGCGCCCAGGCGCGCGCCGACGCCTACCTCGACGGCGTCTTGGAGGAGGGTCAGGTCCTCACCGTCGAACCCGGCCTCTACCTCCAGCCCGACGACGAGACCCTGCCGCCCGCCCTGCGCGGCATCGGCGTCCGCATCGAGGACGACCTCGTCATCACCGCGAACGGCGCCCGCCTGATGTCGGGAGCGCTCCCGCGGACACCGGACGCGATCGAGGCGTGGATGGACGAACTGGGCGCCGCGGCCGGGTAG
- a CDS encoding methyltransferase domain-containing protein: protein MADSYVPHAFSDVDAHPDPVHLVGTLHRLRSEPFFVSYKRRLRDLLHARPGRRFLDVGAGTGDTVRELAAGTGAEAVACDLSRTMCAEMKHAGLRQVVVADSRRLPFEDAVFDGAWADRVLQHVEEPERALDEMLRVVRPGGRVVICDPDTATQALDIDDHRLAAKVLGLREGHGIRHGTFARRVPGLLTARGLLDVEVEPHTLLVRDKRTVDGTMGIRHWAGAFADRGRLSRAEARRFDTLLDDAIENGRFLYSVTYFLTSATLPADRG from the coding sequence ATGGCCGACTCCTACGTGCCGCACGCCTTCTCCGACGTCGACGCGCACCCCGACCCGGTACACCTGGTCGGCACGCTGCACCGGCTGCGGAGCGAGCCGTTCTTCGTCTCCTACAAGCGGCGCCTGCGCGACCTGCTCCACGCGCGGCCCGGCCGGCGGTTCCTCGACGTCGGGGCCGGCACCGGGGACACCGTGCGGGAACTCGCGGCCGGAACCGGCGCCGAGGCCGTCGCCTGCGACCTGTCCCGGACGATGTGCGCCGAGATGAAGCACGCGGGCCTGCGGCAGGTCGTCGTCGCCGACAGCCGCCGCCTGCCGTTCGAGGACGCGGTGTTCGACGGAGCTTGGGCGGACCGCGTCCTCCAGCACGTCGAGGAACCCGAGCGGGCGCTGGACGAGATGCTGCGCGTCGTCCGCCCCGGCGGCCGTGTCGTCATCTGCGACCCGGACACGGCGACCCAGGCACTCGACATCGACGACCACCGCCTGGCCGCGAAGGTCCTGGGGCTGCGCGAGGGGCACGGCATCCGGCACGGCACCTTCGCCCGCCGCGTGCCGGGCCTCCTCACCGCACGCGGCCTGCTCGACGTCGAAGTCGAGCCGCACACCCTTCTCGTCCGTGACAAGCGCACCGTCGACGGCACCATGGGCATCCGCCACTGGGCCGGCGCCTTCGCCGACCGCGGCCGCCTCTCCCGCGCCGAAGCGCGCCGCTTCGACACGCTCTTGGACGACGCGATCGAGAACGGCCGGTTCCTCTACTCCGTCACCTACTTCCTCACCTCCGCCACCCTGCCCGCCGATCGGGGATGA